AAATGGTATATCTTATGTCTAAATCACTGAGATTCAGGTGAATTTCAGCCAATAGAAAGAATGTACTGGAAACAGAATGTTGGTAGTTTTTCTCTTAGATATATGAAATGGTTTGAGCAACACAGCACCTGAAAATCAAGGTAGTAAGCATGCTGCACAAAAATGGGAAAAAAGATTACACAGTTAGCAATTTGTTATTGATGACTGTTACAAAGCTTGTGTGTGCAAGTTGTTTCATCAGTAAGAAACAGAAAGCTAATTTGCTTAATATATACCTCCCAAACATCAATGGTAAGAAGTGGCTGCAAGAAATTAAGATGAAATTACATCAGAATTTATCAGGGAAATGACCCTCATCAAACCAAACTATCATTCATATTTTAGGATAAACAATGAACAATGAATAATGAACAATAACATTATAACTAGTCCTTGCTACTTACATAATAACCTCCCCAGACAAGGGGATTCACAGCATTGGGACTCTTGATCACCACTAGCTTGTTGTCCTCATCAGCTGAAGGAGGATTTGCAGCATTTTCCCCATCAAGTTTGCTTGCTCTATCTATATTTCATCAACAAAAATGAATGAACAAGAAGGGTATGTGAATGTGACTTGCTTATAATCAGAAAGTAACATGGAATAAGCTTTttgattagttaaaaataactGTAGTAAAGTAATATTTAGAAATGATTTCATTCTAAAGGGATGATTTTAACTCACATGCAAGCCAGGCCCATCCTGAACCGAATTGTGTTGCAGCAGCAGCCTTAAACTCATCAAGGAATTTTTCAAATGAACCAAAGTCTCTTTCAATCAGTTCTAGAAGTTCCCCAGATGGTTTTCCCCCTCCACCTGGTTTCATGCACTCCCAGAAGAAGTCATGGTTCCATACCTGCAGTATGCATTACAAGATTAATTTCCAACAAAGACATGGTTTTGAAACATGAATGGTACTAGATTCTGGTTACAAGAATGCATGCATGCCTGTGCTGCATTGTTGAAAGCTGGAAGAATGTCACCCTTATTGTATGAAGTGACTATAATCTCTTCCAGTGTCTTCCCATCAAGCTCTGTCCCAGCAACTTGTTTTTTCAGATTTTCCACATAAGTCCTGTGGTGCTTCCCCCAGTGAAACTCAAGTGTCTGCTGGCTCATCACAGGCTCCAAACCATTCTGAAAGATTTCATTTATCACAATGTTTTACAAAATAGGATCAAGTGGTTACTAAATTTTCCCAGTAGAAGAGCCTTGTGTCATTTTGAGAATCATCAtctatatgtgtgtgtttaATCAGATTATAGCATAGGGTCAAATCACTTAGTCCACATAATGAGCAGAATATAAAACTAATCAAAGTAACTTAGTCCATGCATATATTGAGATGCCTCTGTATGAAtcctttcattttttaaagtttctttattaaattagaCTAACCAAAGTTTCAAagaataatatatgaaaaatataaaagctaATGCAATTCTAACTTGTAAAGCATGCAAACTTAAGGTCTTTTTACCAGTGGATATGGTGGCGGCTTCAGTTCAAACTTTGCATTGACTTTTGGACCCTGCAGTGTACAACATGctttcttaaataaaaagtacATGAAATACAATACGTGAAATACACACACGATATGCCTCAAGATAAAAGCCATTTCTTCTTGTAACTCCATAAAATACACAATATAAATTTCTGTATTTTAGATTGTACagaatacaaaacaaaaaaaaatacattaattatataatctgaaatgtaataattatatttcgAAAATTGGATTCTGAATTATACACTCAAGAATATAAAAtcgaaaataaattttaaaatataccttctaaaatgtaaagtttatattttagataagaATTTATGAGGGTTCAGGAAGATATTTCTGAAAGAAACTGCCAAAAATTAGGAGGAAAAATTAAGTTAATGGGCCAATAAACAAGCCCAACCCATACCATGCTTTCTTGGGTTTTGTTTAGATTGCCTGAATGGTTCTATTTACACTCCTTTTCTTCTATTTACACTTCcaaccttttttttatgatttttaaaatactaaaaatactTTTTCCCTCTCCCCTTCTccccttttcttctctttccaaCAATTCTCTTCTTATCCAATCTCATAAACTCTTCCAAAACCTTCTTCCCCTGTTTTCTACTATTCCCACCCCTCCCTTTGCCAGTTTCACTCCCATTTTCCCTCTATTCTTTTTAGCTCATCCAAATGTCTCAAAACCTTATTATTTCCTAAGCACATCAAATGCATTTCATAAATTAATCTCtgaaatttatgtaatttattttggaaataaaCTTTCTATACTTTTTGATAAGCTCACAGTCAGAATAACCCTATAACTATTTCACTGAGTAATCTTTTAAAGCTATACATGCAAAAAAGTAAACATGTGCTCAATTTTAAAACGATATGATCAACGGTGAaatactttcattctaaaaacaagttaaaagtaaaatttaaaatgatttttttattgattatttactaTTTCAAGTAGATTTGAGTTGATCTGACTTAAATCAAACAtacacaaaaaaagaaaagcattttAAGGTAAACTTTAGAATCTTATGTGAAGTAAACACATTAACATAactaaaaactacaaaattttttgttttcagaaACTGAACATATGATGATGATAGATTTACTATAACTTTAACATCTTGTTGAAGTAGCTGAATTAGAGTGTACATTAATAACATATACTAAACAGATTTTTGAAGTATTTTTGGTGATGAGAAGCATTAATATATACCTCTTTGAAAAGAAGATTGATGGCAGTCACATTTTGTAACCCTGCAAAGCAAACACGAATTAGCAGATGAAAAAACAGAAATTAAGATTGAAAATAGAACAGCAAAAGTTTGTGAAGAAAGAAGAACCCAATGAGGCCATGGTTTCTGAGGCGTGTGGCAAGAGTGAGGCTTTAGGATAAAGGTCaaccttttatttaatttgcaaaccaAAATAGAACTCAAAAATATGTGTTAGTACAATTCGAATGTTGTAGTACACTGATGTTCTGCTGGTAGTACCAGAAACAAAATGCTCCAGTACTATGATTATCTTCTATTTATCTACTATCTATTACttacaaagaaaaaagagttaatagtaaattataaattttaacaatattggGATTTCTCTTTGTcatgataaattaataaatatttaatcaatgCAAAGTATCGTTATGTGTGTTTCCACAGATAACCATTTAAATCTCATTAATTACTTCTTTGTAGTTGTCAACTAGAGAGATATGATATCAAAGCAATTACTTATTTTGggataaaaaaggtaaaaccATCCTAATcttaaatattacttatttaattaagacaataataaaacaatatcttCACATATTTTTTACTCTAATCAAAACCTTCACATTGAGAAGGAAGGATAATAATAGGTTCCCATACTTACACTCATTTAAcctacttttataataaaaataatgggtgtaaaaatgtatcaaaatatttttttctaattctcaACATATATATTAGTCTGTGTAAGTGTACACTTGTAACATTTAcagtatatattaaaagaagGATACTGTTACTTTccctttatatatattattttcggTTCTCTTagagtcattttaatttttaatgtatacTATATATTCCTGTAATtaaatacttttgttttttatagcCATTATTTCTTAAGAAATAGGGTTTCAAAAAGTTTGGATATGATTctgttgtttaaattttttatttacttttatcttaATCATATTTGTCTTTACgtcttttcaatttaaaatgatgatatatatatataatatatatatatatatatatatatatatatatataattatacttACTATATATAgattatcttatttaaaattaaattcattaggACAGtacatgaatattttttataatttatgaataacctaaaactaattatatattaaaaagatcaaattaaataattattttactatttttaatcttGATGAAagtttgataatttaaaatcacttattattttttttattatataatggttatttaactaaatacattgtaaaatattgttatgtatataattgatttaaataaacttacatgcaaaagcatataaatattagagtgataaagaaaaagaatgtaaaaataatatcataaaaaatattttgttaatattcgTAAAaggtttagaaaaataatatcacGAGGAGAAGATAGAttaccctttttcttcttggtTTTCAAAACTTAGACATAACATTTTCATGAGGGATGAATATGGTACTGTTGTTAAAACAAcatgaatttgaatatttttagtaTGCTCAAACAAACGTGTTCATGTACAAAGTATGCTTCAAACTAAGCAAAACTTCGacctttttcttcatcaatcAATATCACAAAATAACATTCAAAAGAGAAATTTTAGTAACAGTCCTTATATGCTAAAATATGCAGCAACCATAACAGCAATATAAACAAACTGAAGTGCATTCCTTGCACAATGATTGAGAGTTCCAGCTGAAAGATGTGTGCTTTTCTTTGATGAAGGAGAGTTTGGAAGTGTGACAGTGTTTTCATCAGATCCAGCCACAGCCTTAGGTGCTATAGTTGGAGCAATTAATttgtcatcatcatcttcaacatgAACATGAAGTTTCATTCCTCCAAGACAATACAATTTGTTTCCACTTACAAAATATCTGTCTCCACCTTTTCTCAATGGCACTGTTGTGTTACCATTCCCATATGTTGCCAAAACATTGCTGGTGTTACATGTCTCAAAGTTTTCTTTTGTAACCTCTTCTACACTTTGGCCTGATGAATACTGAAAAACtgtaaaaatcaaataaagtcATCAGCTTGGTGAATATTTCAGCTCTACAAGAAGTATCTGCATAAGTTGAATATACCagtatatcaaaatatcatgatGTAGCCATTATATAGGATGTATTAgtgtaaataattcaaatacatgatCTTTATATATAAGCTTATAAAGAAGTGTTAAGTACTTACCAAGAACATCTCCTACTTTGAACTTTTTATCAGTAATCCATGTATCAAGATTTGTGCTAATGTCCCAACCAGAGCTATCTCCAACAGTGTAAGTAGTGGCTGAGCATGTGAAGGTGATAGTTGCAAAACAAAAGAGGAGAGAACAATAGAGCAAAAGTAACTTTTCCATGTTGATAAGGAGTTTTAACTATTTGGACCATAATAGggttcttatatatatatacttggaGTTTGATAACCTACCAagtaaaatgactaaattaaatataagaaaaatattttaaaaaatagaataagaagaaaatagtaGTTGCTTCTATGTTGCAACTTTGGAATGTGCATTTCATTAAGTTGGTGTGGAGAGAAGGGGTTGTGTGGTAGCTGACAGTGGTTAAACCATATTAAACTGCCATCAAGCTAAGTCATGGTACAATTAGATTATGTTTTTCtccctttattttttatttttttcattcaaaaccttttaatattagGAATAGTGCTTTTAGAAGTGGTCAAGAAAATTAATTAGagtaaaaaagtattttaaaatgaaatactaaacaaaatttatctttttttaatttttattttcttagtttgatttgtttaaatatgattatGGTGTGTTTATTTAAGACTTAACAGAGTGGAATACTCAAAATATTATTGGGAAAGTTGTTGTATTGATTTCTACCTTCCTGACAACATTTTTCTGCTAATTATTGGTGTAACCATTGCACCACTTtgagagatttttttttcttgtggtGGTAAAAGTTTTCTACTGAATAACATAGATTATTATATACTACATGatataatttatgttaatttttcttttgtaattgtGGCATGTAATGaaagatgaataaaaaataaataaaaatatatattatcatatgaATTGTTGCTCAAATAACATGCAccatagataaaaatatttttcaacaaatagTTCAATTTTGTCccttatcttttttaatatgattttagccttttaatgtaaaaataaattgttttttatttcgaATTCTAATTACATGAAAAATAGACGCCGTCTCGTATTTGATTAGTTGGctcacttttatttttgggcCTCTAAACCACTACAGCCCACCTACAGGAAAATTACTTTTCGGTTAAAGCTTTCTGCAGCCACTCAAATTTCACCTCTCACCCCCTCAAAACTTCCGGAAAATGTTTTCTCCCAAAAGGAGGAGGcgaatgattttttatttttttttccaagaaTTGTTTATTGTGTTCCAAAAACGACATTCCAGAATAGATAAGAAAAGTGATGGGGTGTAAGAAGAAAATGATAGGATGCAAAAAAGTAATTATCGtactttttaatcttttacGGGCTAGCTTCTTTAAATTGAGTCTGCTGTGTTAGGGCTCCATAATTTTGATCCACGtacttgtaaaattttatattttagattgtacaatatatcatataaattttttatatttcaggTTATGTAttctcaaatataaaataaaaaaatgttttgaactaaataatttagaatataattatattttagattatataatttaaaataaacaataaaaaattattttaaattataaaattctaaaacacAAAAGTTTAGTTGGGAGcatgaagaagaaatatatgAAGATGCTAAAATAAGCTGCTGGCTGAGTTATTTAATTTGATGTACTGTATGGTTAATACTAAGTGAATCTGAAATCTTACAACTCATCGTGATGTGTGTTTGTTGTTCTATCGTCCATCTTCAAGTGGTTCCAAAATCTGGTTATGCAAATCATAGAACCTAGAAATTCTTTAAAACATGGActacataaaaatatatctattaagCTTTCAATCTCTCGAGTTACGTTTGATTTCCCACAGCCCAATAAAGCAGCAAGGGCAACCTCAGATTCTCGAGGCTCTTAAGATTTGCTGTCTGGAAGTTGTAATAGCCTTCCGCAACCGTAAACGCGTAGTTACAAGGATTGAAGTCACGTACGGTGGAGTTGTTGCTTATACTCCAACTTTGCATTGCAAAACTATACACTCCATCGGGAACACTGATTTGGCAACAACATCCGTTTCTGATTTCACCAACACCCTCTTGTTGTAACATGTTTTCTGCTGCTATCTCGTAACCGATGAATACTCCAACCGTGTCACAACCAATTATCTCAGTGTGGATCTTATTACCTACAAAATCTCAAGAAGGtagaaaaaaaagtcaaagaGTTTTGGAGTAACAAGATTGAA
This genomic interval from Vigna radiata var. radiata cultivar VC1973A chromosome 8, Vradiata_ver6, whole genome shotgun sequence contains the following:
- the LOC106770881 gene encoding superoxide dismutase [Fe], chloroplastic, translating into MASLGLQNVTAINLLFKEGPKVNAKFELKPPPYPLNGLEPVMSQQTLEFHWGKHHRTYVENLKKQVAGTELDGKTLEEIIVTSYNKGDILPAFNNAAQVWNHDFFWECMKPGGGGKPSGELLELIERDFGSFEKFLDEFKAAAATQFGSGWAWLAYRASKLDGENAANPPSADEDNKLVVIKSPNAVNPLVWGGYYPLLTIDVWEHAYYLDFQNRRPDYISVFMDKLVSWDAVSSRLEQAKALSA
- the LOC106771723 gene encoding stellacyanin, with the translated sequence MEKLLLLYCSLLFCFATITFTCSATTYTVGDSSGWDISTNLDTWITDKKFKVGDVLVFQYSSGQSVEEVTKENFETCNTSNVLATYGNGNTTVPLRKGGDRYFVSGNKLYCLGGMKLHVHVEDDDDKLIAPTIAPKAVAGSDENTVTLPNSPSSKKSTHLSAGTLNHCARNALQFVYIAVMVAAYFSI